A window from Littorina saxatilis isolate snail1 linkage group LG9, US_GU_Lsax_2.0, whole genome shotgun sequence encodes these proteins:
- the LOC138975154 gene encoding uncharacterized protein yields MILHWLLLTLLGHQYFVLGDDTFVCPSDTGVFPHPESDTQFYRCESGKPALQDCATGTFDAGKGACSEGQAANSTSTASPKSAKNDNKTTLKTSPSSAETTTKTSEIDDTKVKSDEKSTATAKPASDADSTTQKSSSTAKPGDKKAKKNNETVKDSTTPSTTTTTPSITTTTKSSKGDDSSSTDKKKTQKIQDETQKPKAETFRAEADYDYNYDYSDDYRTYGDEHKQPTETEKDHAQQNEGHGDHAQQNEGHGDHAQQNEGLGNHGDHGDHVQQNDGHGDHSKVEEKFNCPNESGFYRHPANCSRFFWCIQWQPTPMYCAEGTAFDPDNHVCSWIVGSDGCGGQLAAPGYQDSHHSFDRLKRSVTDDVKDFDDVNFVPDNYKLSPRHRRQASDYDYYYDSDDGHSNHDHSNKDEDRREGPKEGRSFGLDSKDVNFGAGSATTPYQCPGDGFYADPHDCSVFYHCASGKPYRHQCQPGTAFNKDKYVCSWPLEADGCGGMLSVPYQADVQADDENFTNPFTIEDKEDSGFECPDDVNGYYPDPTDCRHFFQCVEAQKFRHKCANGTAFNIESGVCTWPMSAKSGCGVVLYRAEVEADHPQKALGHKKHHKKHAGHPSDRKRRSLPSWASGALFRMADDPAGKKQKAASPKAAEKKQENRKAESSAQTKTDASTDTGAKNSGSKLAEESSKSASSDKAKTSTSSTTTTASTPPTTTTTTTTAPGTKTDKVEPLPGVVDSIQRTSAWPWESVVRKRKQKSRADYITTKAPSKTTTTQTTDKKSSSSSSSSTTTTVKSATTKKNTTPKASTTSSTTTKSTTTTTTTTKAPEPSTLAVKHPKAEAYRVSTAETDFRCPAPTGHFRDPMNCAIYYHCVDDVAFRKECPDGNLYDINFHRCLPINEVKDCRLVDEKKVGREDEWLSHYPESNSYPKKVDGPREFECDVLNGYFRNHEDCSAYVECLDGVAFHRKCMTGTVFDATRKKCTWSSLVPDCRVTFGSEASEEKNYQVDGFQCPTTDGYYRDPASCSTYYHCIDGKAMPRVCDPNNFFDPQASQCRWAKLVTDCDNRGLPVYVDKLPVSKFVCPLPNGHYRDPEDCSVFYHCLQDVPYRGACRRHHAFDVDLLTCVPRSEVPGCKQNHVTEEKDVWGKEEARKDEGARGVSQGLTTTVKTVDTKSDSTTRKSSNAKGDFQCPEAHGLFRDPQDCRVFYHCFSGRHFRHECQFGTVFSTERNLCTWPALVPDCPLATQSPEVTSQDAQDNIESTEEWISDNLPADFKHDHQHDAPAPSRPSKSTTTPRVVTKKTDVTKSRDNVTKSPSDVIEVQDDVSEAQPYISQEVNSAAEIEPFDYDQGEVHTPKASSDGLNNFIVEAAVPNGFRSDPFNEFICPQLIFDQYFRDPIDCTRFHRCVKGLRFTFDCPRGTFFDPVFNICDFQEKVPDCDHEGRRLGTSREPMGSDNEVSIPLYTGNGGEYMTENSLDFPVADPMCPRSDGLFPHPSSCNKFVYCARGSPVVLTCPADLLYNVDTMTCDYQDKIVCIQYDK; encoded by the exons ATGATCTTGCATTGGCTTCTCTTGACCTTGTTAG GTCACCAATACTTCGTGCTTGGCGATGACACCTTCGTGTGTCCGTCTGACACGGGTGTGTTCCCCCACCCGGAGAGCGACACCCAGTTCTACCGCTGTGAGAGCGGCAAGCCCGCTCTGCAAGACTGCGCCACTGGGACTTTCGATGCCGGCAAAGGAGCTTGTTCTGAG GGCCAAGCTGCAAACAGTACCTCGACAGCAAGCCCTAAGTCAGCCAAAAATGACAATAAAACGACATTAAAAACGTCTCCGTCGTCGGCTGAGACAACAACCAAAACGTCTGAGATTGACGACACTAAGGTAAAATCCGACGAGAAATCTACCGCTACAGCAAAGCCTGCATCAGACGCGGATTCCACGACTCAGAAATCTTCTTCTACGGCTAAACCAGGTGACAAAAAGGCGAAGAAAAATAACGAAACCGTCAAAGATTCCACCACACCAtccaccacaacaaccacaccatccatcacaaccaccacaaAGAGTAGCAAAGGAGACGACAGCTCCAGCACCGACaaaaagaagacacagaaaatCCAAGATGAAACGCAGAAGCCGAAAGCCGAGACGTTCCGCGCTGAGGCAGACTATGACTACAACTACGACTACTCTGATGACTACAGGACGTACGGAGACGAGCACAAGCAGcccacagagacagagaaagaccaCGCGCAGCAGAATGAGGGTCACGGAGATCACGCGCAGCAGAATGAGGGTCACGGAGATCACGCGCAGCAGAACGAGGGTCTAGGAAATCACGGAGATCACGGAGATCACGTGCAGCAGAATGACGGTCACGGAGATCACTCGAAGGTAGAGGAGAAGTTCAACTGTCCCAACGAGTCTGGCTTCTACCGCCACCCCGCCAACTGCTCCCGCTTCTTCTGGTGTATCCAGTGGCAACCCACCCCCATGTACTGCGCCGAGGGCACGGCCTTTGACCCGGATAACCACGTCTGCTCCTGGATCGTGGGAAGCGACGGTTGTGGTGGACAGCTGGCCGCGCCGGGGTACCAGGACTCGCACCATTCCTTCGACAGGCTCAAACGCAGCGTCACCGATGACGTCAaggactttgatgacgtcaactTCGTCCCCGACAATTACAAGCTATCCCCGCGCCATCGTCGACAAGCTAGCGACTACGACTACTACTACGACAGCGACGACGGCCACAGCAACCACGACCACAGCAACAAGGACGAGGACAGGAGAGAGGGTCCCAAGGAAGGGAGGTCGTTCGGCCTGGATTCTAAAGACGTGAACTTCGGAGCGGGGTCCGCCACCACCCCCTATCAGTGTCCGGGAGACGGGTTCTACGCTGACCCTCATGACTGCTCCGTCTTCTACCACTGCGCCAGCG GCAAGCCATACCGCCACCAGTGTCAGCCGGGCACAGCTTTCAACAAAGACAAGTATGTGTGTAGCTGGCCTCTGGAAGCCGACGGTTGTGGCGGCATGCTCAGCGTCCCCTACCAGGCCGACGTCCAAGCCGACGACGAAAATTTCACCAACCCTTTCACCATAGAGGACAAGGAAGACTCTGGGTTCGAGTGTCCCGACGACGTGAACGGGTACTACCCAGACCCAACCGACTGCAGGCACTTCTTTCAGTGCGTGGAGGCGCAGAAGTTCCGCCACAAGTGCGCCAACGGAACGGCCTTCAACATAGAGAGCGGCGTGTGCACCTGGCCGATGAGCGCAAAGAGTGGATGCGGCGTGGTTCTCTACAGGGCGGAGGTCGAGGCTGACCACCCGCAGAAGGCCTTAGGacacaaaaaacaccacaaaaaacaCGCTGGTCATCCGTCTGACAGAAAGCGCAGGTCTCTTCCCAGCTGGGCTAGCGGCGCCCTCTTCAGAATGGCCGACGACCCTGCGGGGAAAAAGCAAAAGGCGGCGTCTCCCAAGGCAGCAGAGAAGAAGCAGGAGAACAGGAAAGCGGAGTCTTCAGCCCAGACGAAGACAGATGCCAGCACTGACACTGGAGCGAAAAACAGCGGTTCCAAACTAGCTGAAGAATCTAGCAAGTCTGCATCATCTGATAAGGCGAAAACGTCCACATCTAGCACAACCACAACCGCATCTACGCCaccaacaactactactactactacgaccgcaCCGGGGACAAAAACAGACAAGGTGGAGCCTCTTCCAGGGGTGGTCGACTCCATCCAGAGAACGAGCGCCTGGCCGTGGGAGAGTGTGGTGAGGAAGAGGAAACAAAAGTCCCGAGCAGATTACATCACCACCAAGGCACCaagcaaaaccaccaccacacagACCACTGACaagaaatcatcatcatcatcatcctcatccaccaccaccacagtgAAGTCAGCAACAACAAAGAAGAACACCACACCGAAAGCCTCGACAACTTCTTCCACTACTACGAagtcgacaacaacaacaactacaacgacgaaGGCCCCCGAACCGTCCACGCTTGCTGTCAAACATCCCAAGGCTGAGGCATACAGAGTATCGA CCGCAGAGACGGACTTCCGGTGCCCTGCCCCCACAGGTCATTTCCGGGACCCGATGAACTGCGCCATCTACTATCACTGTGTTGATGACGTGGCCTTCCGCAAAGAGTGCCCGGATGGTAACCTCTACGACATCAACTTTCACCGCTGTCTGCCCATCAATGAG GTGAAGGACTGCCGCCTGGTGGACGAGAAGAAAGTGGGACGCGAAGACGAGTGGTTGTCCCACTACCCGGAATCCAACTCCTACCCCAAGAAAGTCG ACGGCCCTCGCGAGTTTGAATGCGACGTGCTGAACGGGTACTTCAGGAACCACGAGGATTGCAGCGCTTACGTCGAGTGTCTCGATGGTGTCGCTTTCCACCGCAAGTGCATGACGGGAACGGTCTTTGACGCCACGAGGAAGAAGTGCACGTGGAGTAGCCTCGTTCCCGATTGTCGCGTCACTTTCGGAAGTGAGGCGTCGGAGGAGAAGAATTACC AAGTTGACGGGTTCCAGTGCCCCACCACGGACGGCTACTACCGCGACCCGGCATCATGCAGCACGTACTACCACTGTATCGACGGCAAGGCCATGCCCCGTGTGTGTGACCCTAACAACTTCTTTGACCCCCAGGCCAGCCAGTGTCGCTGGGCCAAACTAGTCACTGACTGTGATAACCGCGGACTGCCTGTCTACGTTGACAAAC TTCCAGTCTCCAAGTTCGTCTGCCCCTTGCCCAACGGCCATTACCGCGACCCCGAGGACTGCAGCGTGTTCTACCACTGTTTGCAAGACGTCCCGTACCGAGGCGCCTGCCGACGTCATCACGCTTTTGACGTCGACTTGCTGACGTGTGTGCCGCGTAGTGAGGTGCCCGGATGCAAGCAGAATCACGTGACCGAGGAGAAGGACGTGTGGGGGAAGGAGGAGGCGAGGAAAGACGAGGGAGCGAGAGGAGTGTCTCAAGGACTGACCACCACTGTGAAGACAGTGGACACTAAGAGTGATTCGACAACCAGAAAATCGTCTAATG CTAAAGGAGATTTCCAGTGCCCGGAAGCACACGGACTTTTCCGAGACCCCCAGGATTGCCGAGTCTTCTACCACTGTTTCTCGGGACGTCACTTCCGGCACGAGTGTCAGTTCGGTACGGTGTTCAGCACAGAGCGGAACCTCTGCACCTGGCCTGCTCTCGTGCCAGACTGCCCCCTGGCGACGCAAAGcccggaagtgacgtcacaggacGCGCAGGATAATATCGAG TCAACCGAAGAATGGATCTCCGACAACCTGCCCGCGGACTTCAAACACGATCATCAACACGacgcccccgccccctcccgCCCCAGCAAGTCCACCACCACTCCCCGCGTCGTCACAAAGAAGACTGACGTCACTAAAAGTCGCGATAACGTCACCAAAAGTCCAAGTGACGTCATTGAGGTCCAGGATGATGTCTCGGAGGCGCAGCCTTATATTTCTCAAGAGGTGAACTCTGCAGCAGAGATTGAGCCGTTTGACTATGACCAGGGGGAGGTGCATACCCCTAAAGCTTCTTCTGATGGGCTCAACAACTTCATTGTTGAAGCTGCGGTTCCTAATGGAT TTCGCTCAGACCCGTTCAACGAGTTCATCTGCCCGCAACTCATCTTTGACCAGTACTTCCGCGATCCGATTGACTGCACACGTTTCCACCGATGCGTGAAGGGACTGCGCTTCACGTTTGACTGCCCACGCGGAACGTTCTTCGACCCCGTCTTCAACATCTGCGACTTCCAGGAGAAGGTTCCGGACTGTGATCACGAGGGGAGGCGACTCGGGACTTCCAGGGAACCCATGGGCTCAGATAATGAAG TGTCTATACCGCTCTACACGGGAAACGGTGGTGAATACATGACAGAAAACTCTCTGG ACTTCCCAGTGGCCGACCCCATGTGCCCGAGGAGCGACGGGTTGTTCCCCCACCCCAGCTCGTGCAACAAGTTCGTGTACTGTGCACGTGGCTCTCCCGTGGTGCTGACCTGTCCGGCTGACCTGCTCTACAACGTGGACACGATGACCTGTGACTACCAAGACAAGATCGTCTGCATTCAATACGACAAGTGA